A portion of the Intestinibacillus sp. Marseille-P6563 genome contains these proteins:
- the rpoZ gene encoding DNA-directed RNA polymerase subunit omega, whose translation MLKPSMNELMKRVGNRYLLVNLAAQRARDIAQEAEETGEPLPDKAVKLALDEIAAGTIVHKPGPKIEEPKVMIPRELSGTLDLDLDFDEDGLLDDEEEHDAEDHEDIGE comes from the coding sequence ATGTTAAAACCGTCCATGAATGAACTGATGAAGCGTGTTGGAAATCGTTATCTGCTGGTCAATCTGGCCGCGCAGCGTGCCCGTGACATCGCGCAGGAAGCCGAAGAAACCGGTGAGCCGCTGCCGGATAAGGCCGTAAAACTCGCGCTGGATGAAATCGCAGCAGGCACGATCGTGCACAAGCCGGGTCCGAAGATCGAAGAGCCCAAGGTGATGATCCCCCGCGAACTTAGCGGTACGTTGGATTTGGACCTGGATTTTGACGAAGACGGTCTGCTCGACGATGAGGAAGAGCACGACGCTGAGGATCACGAGGATATCGGCGAATGA
- the gmk gene encoding guanylate kinase yields the protein MRKRGNLYVFTGPSGTGKGTILSEVLGKDKNLYLSVSATTRTPREGERDGVHYYFLTQERFEERIAAGAFLEYAQYVGNYYGTLEGPVNDQLEAGNDVVLEIEVQGAMQIHEKRPDAVMIFVAPPSMEELERRLKGRGTESEDKIRHRMETAEKEMTYADRFDYIIVNDDLACAIDDLMAILRAERCRNKPLNFK from the coding sequence ATGCGTAAACGGGGCAACCTTTATGTATTTACCGGCCCGTCCGGTACGGGAAAGGGCACCATTCTAAGTGAGGTACTGGGCAAGGACAAAAACCTGTATTTGTCGGTATCGGCCACGACCCGCACCCCGCGGGAAGGGGAGCGGGATGGTGTGCATTACTACTTCCTGACTCAGGAAAGGTTTGAAGAGCGCATTGCCGCCGGAGCTTTCCTGGAATATGCGCAATATGTCGGGAATTATTATGGTACACTCGAAGGCCCGGTCAACGACCAGCTGGAGGCTGGCAATGACGTTGTGCTGGAAATCGAAGTGCAGGGCGCTATGCAGATCCATGAAAAACGGCCGGATGCGGTCATGATTTTTGTTGCTCCGCCGTCGATGGAAGAACTGGAGCGCCGGCTGAAAGGGCGCGGCACCGAAAGCGAGGACAAAATTCGTCATCGCATGGAAACCGCCGAAAAAGAAATGACCTATGCCGACCGGTTTGATTATATTATTGTCAACGACGACTTGGCATGCGCGATCGATGACCTGATGGCCATTTTGCGCGCCGAGCGTTGCCGGAATAAACCATTGAATTTCAAATAA
- the remA gene encoding extracellular matrix/biofilm regulator RemA has protein sequence MKLINIGFGNMVSASRLVAIVSPESAPIKRIVQESRDRGVLIDATYGRRTRAVLITDSDHVILSAIQPETIAGRMETREEEGEDNNA, from the coding sequence ATGAAGCTTATCAATATTGGCTTTGGCAACATGGTGTCCGCCAGCCGTCTGGTGGCCATCGTCAGTCCGGAATCGGCACCCATTAAGCGTATCGTGCAGGAGTCCCGCGACCGGGGCGTGCTGATCGACGCCACCTATGGCCGCCGCACCCGTGCGGTACTGATTACAGACAGCGATCATGTGATCCTGTCAGCCATTCAGCCGGAAACCATTGCCGGTCGGATGGAGACCCGGGAAGAGGAAGGGGAGGACAACAATGCGTAA
- a CDS encoding YicC/YloC family endoribonuclease, whose protein sequence is MGKKDDEPMRSMTGYGRARLATEGRDIVVELRAVNHRYLDVNVKAPRGYGFLEEALKKEAGKRISRGKVDIFVAITDTGAQETAIVLNKELAQSYLDALVELRDTLHLHDDITVMSIARMPDVLVSERLEVDAEALTKAVCEVFDQAVNEFDGMRAQEGEKMAADVSSRMQTILGLVEEVEKRSPERVTAYRERLEKRMNEILADTTVDPQRILTEAAIFADKTAVDEETVRLRSHLEQLRMMLEDDKPVGRKLDFLVQEMNREANTIGSKANDTVLANLVIGLKAEIEKIREQVQNIE, encoded by the coding sequence ATGGGTAAAAAGGATGATGAACCGATGAGAAGCATGACCGGCTATGGCCGCGCGCGTCTGGCGACCGAGGGCAGGGATATTGTAGTAGAGCTGCGTGCGGTCAACCACCGCTACCTGGATGTCAATGTCAAAGCGCCGCGGGGCTATGGCTTTTTGGAAGAAGCGCTCAAAAAGGAAGCCGGTAAGCGTATTTCGCGCGGCAAAGTCGATATTTTTGTAGCGATCACCGATACCGGCGCGCAGGAAACCGCAATCGTCCTGAACAAGGAACTGGCCCAGAGCTATTTGGATGCTCTGGTCGAATTGCGCGATACGCTGCATCTGCATGATGACATCACCGTGATGAGCATTGCACGGATGCCGGATGTCCTGGTCAGTGAACGTCTGGAAGTGGATGCCGAAGCGCTGACCAAGGCCGTGTGCGAGGTCTTTGACCAAGCTGTGAACGAATTTGACGGCATGCGGGCGCAGGAAGGCGAAAAAATGGCAGCCGACGTATCCAGCCGCATGCAGACCATCTTGGGACTGGTCGAAGAGGTGGAGAAGCGTTCGCCCGAGCGTGTGACCGCATATCGGGAACGGCTGGAAAAGCGGATGAACGAAATTTTGGCCGATACTACGGTCGATCCGCAGCGCATCCTCACCGAAGCGGCCATCTTTGCCGATAAGACGGCTGTGGACGAAGAAACCGTGCGTCTGCGCAGTCATCTGGAGCAGCTTCGGATGATGCTGGAGGACGATAAGCCGGTGGGCCGCAAGCTGGATTTCCTGGTGCAGGAGATGAACCGCGAAGCGAATACCATTGGTTCCAAGGCCAATGACACGGTGCTTGCCAATCTGGTAATCGGTCTTAAGGCGGAAATCGAGAAGATCCGGGAGCAGGTGCAGAACATCGAGTAA
- a CDS encoding J domain-containing protein, with protein sequence MDPYKVLGVTPQTSDDDVKRAYRELARKYHPDNYVGSPLADLAETRMKEINEAYDMIMNARAGGGNSTSDAGTSSQTGSSYGSNTSSGFSAQIRDAINKGNLSLAEEMLQRSPNRNAEWYFLMGTVYFRKGWYDEARSAYMQACSMDPNNAEYRNALNMVNMGAGYGGYRPMNSMSMCDCCTTMLCMNCCCNSCCGGGGC encoded by the coding sequence ATGGATCCTTATAAAGTGCTGGGTGTGACCCCGCAGACGAGCGATGACGACGTTAAGCGTGCGTATCGTGAGTTGGCCCGAAAATATCACCCGGATAATTATGTGGGAAGCCCGCTGGCCGATCTTGCGGAAACCCGCATGAAAGAGATCAACGAAGCGTATGACATGATTATGAACGCGCGTGCAGGCGGCGGCAATTCGACATCGGATGCCGGAACAAGCAGCCAGACCGGCAGCTCTTATGGTTCCAATACGTCCAGTGGGTTCAGTGCACAGATCCGGGATGCGATCAACAAGGGCAACCTCTCTTTGGCAGAAGAAATGTTGCAGCGCAGCCCCAACCGCAACGCCGAATGGTATTTCCTTATGGGTACCGTTTATTTCCGCAAGGGTTGGTATGACGAAGCACGTTCGGCCTATATGCAGGCATGTTCCATGGACCCGAACAATGCAGAATACCGCAATGCGCTGAATATGGTCAATATGGGCGCTGGGTATGGAGGCTATCGTCCGATGAACTCCATGTCCATGTGTGACTGCTGCACGACCATGCTCTGCATGAACTGCTGCTGCAATAGCTGCTGCGGTGGAGGCGGATGCTAA
- a CDS encoding DUF5685 family protein: MFGFIRPVKPELRVREVKRFQSVYCGLCHTIRARYGHIHTMFLSYDMTFLALVLGSLEPEEPALCRKRCAASPVRPKVVCSAGAGMERTADLSVLLNYHKLQDTIADERGSKRQAARMLSGLARPGYRKARTRLPEEDQIMATCLADLAALEQAQTPSLDRPADTFARLLAGAVPQADDATMRILRQMFYHTGRWVYLIDACADLTDDLQHGAYNPVALRFGLTAPDLEPVRETLEITLQRSLADIYNAFQLLDVYRDRELLENIICLGMPLVTRQVLDGTYQSNGGQSRHGSL, translated from the coding sequence ATGTTTGGATTCATCCGGCCGGTCAAACCCGAGCTGCGAGTGCGCGAGGTGAAGCGGTTTCAGAGCGTATACTGTGGCCTTTGCCACACCATCCGCGCGCGGTATGGACACATCCATACTATGTTTCTCAGCTATGATATGACCTTTTTAGCGCTCGTTTTGGGGAGCTTGGAGCCCGAAGAACCGGCGCTGTGCCGCAAACGCTGCGCGGCCAGTCCGGTCCGCCCCAAAGTGGTCTGCTCCGCCGGGGCTGGCATGGAGCGCACGGCAGATTTGAGCGTACTGCTGAACTATCATAAGCTGCAAGACACCATTGCCGACGAGCGCGGCAGCAAACGGCAGGCAGCCCGCATGTTGTCTGGCTTGGCGAGGCCCGGCTACCGAAAGGCACGAACCCGATTGCCGGAAGAAGACCAAATCATGGCGACTTGTCTGGCTGATTTGGCGGCTTTGGAACAAGCGCAGACCCCATCGCTCGACCGTCCTGCCGATACCTTCGCCCGGTTGCTGGCAGGCGCCGTTCCGCAAGCGGATGATGCAACCATGCGGATTTTGCGGCAGATGTTTTATCATACCGGACGATGGGTGTATCTGATCGATGCCTGCGCGGATCTGACAGATGATTTGCAGCATGGCGCGTATAACCCGGTTGCGCTGCGGTTTGGGCTGACAGCCCCTGATTTGGAACCGGTGCGGGAAACGCTCGAGATCACCTTGCAGCGTTCACTGGCTGATATTTATAATGCCTTTCAACTCCTGGACGTGTACCGCGACCGGGAATTACTGGAGAATATTATTTGTCTGGGCATGCCGCTGGTAACACGGCAGGTCTTGGATGGAACTTATCAATCGAACGGAGGACAAAGCAGGCATGGATCCTTATAA
- a CDS encoding SoxR reducing system RseC family protein, translating into MIQKAVVKKILSGNYAEIEVQRQSACGHDCSHCGGCGAPQERIQAVAKNAVDAKVGDIVTIEGENKEIMRMAAIVYTLPLILFFVFFVIASLCGLGEGASGGLGCLGLVVGIAIAVGYNKKVKKNGGTPFTIIKKG; encoded by the coding sequence ATGATACAGAAAGCAGTAGTTAAAAAAATACTCAGCGGCAACTACGCCGAAATCGAAGTGCAGCGGCAAAGCGCGTGTGGACACGACTGTTCTCACTGCGGCGGCTGTGGTGCGCCGCAGGAACGCATCCAGGCAGTTGCCAAAAATGCGGTGGATGCCAAAGTGGGCGATATTGTGACCATCGAGGGGGAGAACAAGGAAATCATGCGTATGGCTGCGATTGTATATACCTTGCCGCTCATTCTGTTTTTTGTGTTTTTCGTGATTGCCAGCCTGTGTGGTTTGGGCGAAGGCGCGTCGGGCGGTTTGGGCTGCCTGGGGCTGGTGGTTGGCATCGCCATTGCAGTTGGTTATAATAAAAAGGTCAAAAAGAATGGCGGCACCCCGTTCACCATCATCAAAAAAGGTTAA